A stretch of the Staphylococcus sp. NRL 16/872 genome encodes the following:
- the opp4B gene encoding oligopeptide ABC transporter permease, with translation MIKLILKRFLLMIPLLFLISIVVFSLAIIQPGDPFSGQYNPHVKQEAIEAQKEKLGLNDSIPTQYVRWIGNVAHGNLGESIKYKRPVIDLISERLPNTILLGAVSLIITYILSFVLGIISGRYAYSIGDYTIQVFNYIMLAIPSFIAGVFAIYIFAFQIPIFPFQGSVNINLQEGSFAYYMSKLYHTLLPALTLGLLSTAGYIQYLRNDIIDNANKDYVLTAKAKGLSMNKIYNKHILRNSLIPIITFLGADIVSILGGAVITETIFSFNGIGKLFLESVTGQDYPLMMALTLFFSFLGLFGNLISDITYSFVDPRIRSN, from the coding sequence ATGATAAAACTTATTTTAAAAAGATTTCTGTTAATGATTCCATTACTATTTTTAATATCTATTGTGGTATTTAGTTTGGCAATCATTCAACCAGGGGATCCTTTCAGTGGACAATATAACCCTCATGTTAAGCAAGAAGCAATTGAAGCTCAAAAAGAAAAGTTAGGTCTAAATGATTCAATACCGACTCAGTATGTGAGATGGATAGGAAATGTAGCACATGGTAATTTAGGTGAATCTATTAAGTATAAACGTCCAGTCATTGATTTGATTAGCGAACGTTTACCTAACACAATATTACTTGGCGCAGTATCTTTAATTATTACTTATATATTATCTTTTGTATTAGGAATTATTTCAGGAAGATATGCTTACTCTATAGGTGATTACACAATTCAAGTTTTTAACTATATAATGCTTGCTATACCTTCATTTATCGCAGGTGTATTCGCTATTTACATATTTGCGTTTCAAATTCCAATTTTTCCTTTTCAAGGATCAGTAAATATCAATCTTCAAGAAGGTAGCTTTGCTTATTATATGAGTAAGCTCTATCATACTTTGTTACCTGCGTTAACATTAGGGCTATTATCAACAGCAGGTTATATTCAATATTTAAGAAATGACATTATTGATAATGCCAATAAAGACTATGTTTTAACTGCTAAAGCAAAAGGTCTGTCAATGAATAAAATTTATAATAAACACATTTTACGTAACTCATTAATTCCAATTATTACTTTTTTAGGAGCAGATATTGTAAGCATTTTAGGTGGGGCAGTCATTACGGAAACTATTTTTTCATTTAATGGCATAGGTAAATTATTTTTAGAGTCTGTGACTGGCCAAGATTATCCATTAATGATGGCATTAACTTTATTCTTTTCATTTTTGGGCTTATTCGGAAATCTTATATCTGATATAACATATAGTTTTGTCGATCCTAGAATTCGTAGTAATTAA
- a CDS encoding dipeptide ABC transporter ATP-binding protein, producing the protein MDNILEIQNLKTYYPIKSGVFQPTQYVKAVDDISFAIKKGQTFGLVGESGCGKSTLGKSIVRLEDITSGEIKINGIDITQLKGKKLREARKNFQMIFQDPYASLNPMQMVGDIVGEPLQNFHMVNKKKLKDEVMYLLNCVGMSEDNYYKYAHQFSGGQRQRIGIARALAIRPKLIVADEPVSALDVSVQSQVLNLMKDLQKEFDLSYLFIAHDLSVVKHISDVIGVMYLGHMVEIAESTELYEHPQHPYTKALISSIPQFNKTKIDRIVLKGELPSPSNPPKGCPFHTRCPIAQAKCREERPKLKEIKPNHHVACFFTERVNSK; encoded by the coding sequence ATGGATAACATCTTAGAAATACAGAATTTAAAAACCTATTATCCTATTAAATCTGGAGTTTTCCAACCTACCCAATATGTAAAAGCAGTAGATGATATTTCTTTTGCAATAAAAAAAGGTCAAACATTTGGTTTAGTAGGAGAATCAGGATGTGGTAAATCGACACTTGGCAAGTCTATCGTGCGCTTAGAAGATATAACATCTGGCGAAATTAAAATTAATGGTATTGATATTACTCAATTAAAAGGTAAAAAATTAAGAGAAGCACGTAAAAATTTTCAAATGATTTTTCAAGACCCATATGCTTCCTTAAATCCAATGCAAATGGTTGGGGATATAGTAGGAGAACCATTACAAAATTTCCATATGGTTAACAAAAAGAAACTAAAAGATGAAGTAATGTACTTATTGAACTGTGTAGGTATGAGTGAAGATAATTATTATAAGTATGCACATCAATTTTCAGGTGGACAACGCCAAAGAATTGGAATTGCTAGAGCACTTGCAATAAGACCTAAACTTATTGTAGCCGATGAACCTGTAAGCGCCTTAGATGTGTCAGTTCAATCTCAAGTATTAAATTTAATGAAAGATCTTCAAAAAGAATTTGATTTAAGTTATTTATTTATCGCTCATGATTTAAGTGTAGTGAAACATATTAGTGATGTGATAGGAGTAATGTACTTAGGTCATATGGTGGAAATTGCTGAAAGTACTGAATTGTATGAGCATCCTCAACATCCTTACACAAAAGCATTAATCTCTTCCATTCCACAATTTAATAAGACAAAGATAGATAGGATTGTTTTGAAAGGGGAATTACCTTCTCCAAGTAACCCTCCTAAAGGGTGTCCTTTCCATACAAGATGTCCAATCGCACAAGCGAAATGTCGCGAGGAAAGACCGAAATTAAAAGAAATTAAGCCTAATCATCATGTTGCATGTTTCTTTACTGAAAGGGTGAATAGCAAATGA
- a CDS encoding ABC transporter ATP-binding protein: MDSYLLEIKDLETSIKIENEWYPTIDQISFKIKSNEILGIVGESGCGKSILNKSIVKLLPEKISKITQGKIIFNGKELQDASESEYRKIRGKDIGMVFQEPMTALNPVFKIKNQLIEPIILHLNKSKKEAYDLARELLQHVGIARVDEVLNSYPHQLSGGMRQRVMIAIAISCNPKLLIADEPTTALDVTIQAQILDLLKKLQQENDMSIILVTHDLSVVSEFCDKVIVMYAGQIVEYGELHQILNHPKHPYTQKLLRTIPRLNEDVEYLEVIDGMVPSITQFNKNQCRFANRCEVRRDICNQQEPKLLRKDGSQVRCHLFDE; the protein is encoded by the coding sequence ATGGATAGCTATTTATTAGAAATAAAAGATCTAGAAACATCAATTAAGATTGAAAACGAGTGGTATCCTACAATTGACCAAATTTCTTTCAAAATAAAAAGTAATGAAATATTAGGGATTGTAGGAGAATCAGGATGCGGTAAATCAATTTTAAATAAATCAATAGTTAAACTCTTACCTGAAAAAATATCTAAAATAACACAGGGGAAAATTATATTTAATGGCAAAGAATTACAAGATGCTAGTGAAAGTGAATACCGAAAAATTCGCGGTAAAGATATAGGAATGGTCTTTCAAGAGCCTATGACTGCATTAAATCCTGTGTTTAAAATTAAAAATCAATTGATTGAGCCTATTATTTTACACTTAAATAAAAGTAAAAAAGAGGCATATGATTTAGCCAGAGAATTATTACAACATGTAGGTATTGCACGAGTAGATGAGGTCCTTAATAGTTACCCTCACCAATTATCTGGAGGAATGCGACAAAGAGTCATGATTGCGATAGCAATTTCTTGTAATCCGAAATTGTTGATTGCCGATGAACCAACTACAGCTTTAGATGTAACGATACAAGCTCAAATTCTTGATTTATTAAAAAAATTACAACAAGAAAATGATATGTCGATTATTTTAGTGACGCATGACTTAAGTGTTGTATCGGAATTTTGTGATAAAGTCATCGTGATGTATGCTGGTCAAATAGTTGAGTATGGAGAATTACATCAAATTTTAAATCATCCTAAGCATCCTTATACACAAAAATTATTACGAACTATACCAAGACTAAATGAAGATGTAGAATATCTTGAAGTCATTGATGGTATGGTACCTAGTATAACTCAATTTAATAAAAATCAATGTCGTTTTGCTAATAGATGTGAAGTGAGAAGGGATATATGTAATCAACAAGAACCAAAACTTTTGAGAAAAGATGGTAGTCAAGTGCGCTGTCATCTATTTGATGAATAG
- the opp4A gene encoding oligopeptide ABC transporter substrate-binding protein yields the protein MKGIGKYLVLLLVAVLVLSGCGKGKQDDNSKDVSKTETSNHKGGVLNVGLNAAPSGTLASVLSSDATDASVENYYNEALIKLDKNMKPKPFIASWKDIDPGKKIKFTLKKGIKWQDGNELKIDDWIYTLNVLADKDYQGSYFPIVENIEGAKEKHEGQADTISGLKKLDDYSMEVTFKDKKVNYLEGFYGGAILSKKYLSDVPVKDLAKSDKIRKHPIGIGPYKITKVVQGEAVQLEKFNDYWQGKPGLDKINLKVIDQTQIVKAMKNGEIDMTDSTTGSIAKEAKKSGDGKLKVLSTPGTDYSVIGFVSHDYDKEKNKTGAERPKYKEKELRQAMLYAIDRKKWIKAFYQGYGKELNSFIPSIHWIAADQKDLNNYSYDPEKAKKMLDKLGYKDRNGDGFREDPNGKPFEINLKHYSGSNPTFEPRTAAIKDFWEKVGLKTNVKMVEFGKYNDDLASASKDMEVYFRTWTGGSDPDPSDLYHTDRPQNEMRTTDKTSDKLLDEALDFNKVGNNDKKRKQIYLEWQKHTNDVLPALPIVQLDTITVVNDKVRNVDIKIGSDMDLYKVTKE from the coding sequence GTGAAAGGCATTGGTAAGTATTTAGTTCTTTTATTAGTAGCAGTATTAGTTTTGAGTGGATGTGGAAAAGGAAAGCAAGATGATAATTCGAAAGATGTCTCTAAAACTGAAACATCTAATCACAAAGGTGGCGTATTAAACGTAGGTTTAAATGCGGCACCTTCGGGAACATTAGCATCAGTATTAAGTTCAGATGCTACAGATGCATCGGTTGAAAATTATTATAATGAAGCATTAATTAAACTTGATAAAAATATGAAACCTAAACCATTTATTGCTTCATGGAAAGATATAGATCCAGGTAAGAAAATTAAGTTCACCCTTAAAAAAGGTATCAAATGGCAAGATGGTAATGAGCTAAAAATTGATGATTGGATTTATACTTTAAATGTTTTAGCAGATAAAGATTATCAAGGTAGTTATTTCCCTATTGTTGAAAATATCGAAGGTGCTAAAGAAAAGCATGAAGGTCAAGCCGATACAATTAGTGGATTGAAAAAATTAGATGACTATTCTATGGAAGTTACTTTTAAAGATAAAAAAGTAAACTATCTTGAAGGCTTTTATGGTGGAGCAATTTTAAGCAAAAAATATTTAAGTGATGTACCAGTTAAAGATTTAGCGAAATCAGATAAAATCAGAAAACATCCAATTGGTATTGGACCTTATAAAATAACAAAAGTAGTTCAAGGTGAAGCAGTGCAATTAGAGAAATTTAATGATTACTGGCAAGGTAAACCTGGTTTAGACAAAATTAATTTGAAAGTTATTGATCAAACACAAATTGTAAAAGCTATGAAAAATGGCGAAATTGATATGACTGATTCTACTACAGGTAGTATTGCTAAAGAAGCTAAAAAATCTGGAGATGGCAAACTTAAAGTCTTATCAACACCTGGTACTGATTATTCAGTCATTGGTTTTGTTTCTCATGATTATGATAAAGAGAAAAATAAAACTGGCGCTGAGCGTCCTAAATATAAAGAAAAAGAACTTAGACAAGCAATGTTATATGCAATTGATAGAAAAAAATGGATTAAAGCATTTTACCAAGGATATGGTAAAGAGTTAAATAGCTTTATCCCATCTATCCATTGGATTGCTGCTGATCAAAAAGACTTAAACAACTATAGTTACGATCCTGAAAAAGCTAAAAAAATGTTAGATAAATTAGGATATAAAGATAGAAATGGTGATGGCTTCAGAGAAGACCCTAATGGTAAACCATTTGAAATTAATTTAAAACATTATTCTGGTTCAAACCCTACATTCGAACCTAGAACTGCAGCAATTAAAGATTTCTGGGAAAAAGTAGGATTAAAAACTAATGTAAAAATGGTTGAGTTTGGTAAATATAATGATGACTTAGCTAGTGCTTCTAAAGATATGGAAGTTTATTTCAGAACATGGACTGGTGGTTCTGACCCAGACCCTTCTGATTTATACCATACTGATAGACCACAAAACGAAATGCGTACTACTGATAAAACATCAGATAAGTTATTAGATGAGGCGTTAGATTTCAATAAAGTTGGAAATAACGATAAAAAACGTAAACAAATCTATTTAGAATGGCAAAAACATACTAATGACGTTCTTCCAGCATTACCAATTGTTCAATTAGATACTATTACAGTAGTCAATGATAAAGTGAGAAATGTTGATATCAAAATAGGCTCAGATATGGATTTATATAAAGTAACTAAAGAATAA
- a CDS encoding peptide ABC transporter substrate-binding protein — MKKVNFKVILGLIVMILILSACSKSGGLYDDKGQTYRIATSSDINTLDTTLATDTVSFTIYNQVFEGLYTLNGKDEAIPGVAKGEPKKTNGGKTWTIKLRKDAKWSNGDPVTAHDFVFAWRKAVDPATASEYAYIMYDIKNAEDINLKKHGKKPKDLGVKALDDYTLQIDLTKPIPYFQQMLAFGTFLPQNEKVVKKYGKSYGTTADKTVYNGPFKIKKWAVEDKIMLTKNNDYWDKKSVKLDRVNYKILKDAQAGASLYDTGSVDVAGITSEQVDKYKDSPALTKRLLASTAFLKMNEKQQPEFKNKDMRYAIAQAVNKKDYVNEVLGTGAKPFDKFTAKKTAKMPDGKDYADTVKSPLKYNPKEAKEHLEKAKKALGKDKFTFTLNTEDTPDSKISAEFIKSQIEKNLPGVTVKVKQLPFKQRLQAELTMNYSMSLSVWGPDYPDPLTFLDTMTTGNAQNNTGWSNKGYDNLLKKANGELLQKPEKRFEAMRKAEEIFLNDAVVAPIYQKGGASLRNPQVKGIEYHQIGGDYSLKHVYIDKSIDRETGKKKDEN; from the coding sequence ATGAAAAAGGTTAACTTTAAAGTGATACTAGGATTAATCGTTATGATACTCATTTTAAGTGCATGTAGTAAAAGTGGAGGACTATACGATGATAAAGGACAAACTTATAGAATAGCTACATCTTCAGATATTAATACACTGGATACAACACTGGCTACGGATACGGTATCATTTACAATTTATAATCAAGTGTTTGAAGGTTTATACACGCTTAACGGTAAGGATGAAGCGATACCAGGTGTAGCTAAAGGGGAACCTAAAAAAACGAATGGTGGTAAAACTTGGACAATTAAATTACGTAAAGACGCAAAATGGTCTAATGGAGACCCTGTAACTGCTCACGACTTTGTATTTGCTTGGCGTAAAGCAGTTGATCCAGCAACAGCTTCTGAATATGCTTACATAATGTATGACATTAAAAATGCTGAGGATATAAACTTAAAAAAACATGGTAAAAAGCCTAAGGACTTAGGGGTGAAAGCGTTAGATGATTATACTTTACAAATTGACTTAACGAAGCCAATTCCTTACTTCCAACAAATGTTAGCTTTTGGCACATTTTTGCCACAAAATGAAAAGGTAGTGAAGAAATACGGTAAATCTTATGGTACAACTGCCGATAAAACAGTTTATAATGGGCCATTTAAAATTAAAAAGTGGGCAGTGGAAGATAAAATTATGCTAACTAAAAATAATGATTATTGGGATAAAAAATCCGTTAAATTAGATAGAGTCAATTATAAAATATTAAAAGATGCTCAAGCAGGTGCTTCTTTATATGATACGGGTTCAGTTGATGTTGCAGGTATTACTTCTGAACAAGTTGATAAATATAAAGATAGCCCTGCACTTACTAAACGTTTATTAGCTTCAACAGCCTTTTTAAAAATGAATGAAAAACAACAACCTGAATTTAAAAATAAGGATATGAGATATGCGATTGCACAAGCGGTAAATAAAAAGGATTATGTTAATGAAGTATTAGGAACAGGGGCTAAACCGTTTGATAAATTTACAGCTAAAAAGACAGCTAAAATGCCTGATGGAAAAGATTATGCTGATACTGTAAAATCACCATTAAAATATAATCCTAAAGAAGCGAAAGAACATTTAGAAAAAGCTAAAAAAGCTTTAGGTAAAGATAAATTTACTTTCACATTAAATACAGAAGATACACCAGATTCTAAAATTTCTGCAGAATTTATTAAATCACAAATTGAAAAAAACCTACCAGGTGTAACGGTTAAAGTTAAACAATTGCCATTTAAGCAACGACTTCAAGCCGAACTAACAATGAATTACTCTATGTCATTATCAGTTTGGGGCCCAGATTACCCAGATCCACTAACATTCTTAGATACTATGACAACAGGTAATGCTCAAAACAATACTGGATGGAGCAATAAAGGCTATGATAATTTATTGAAAAAAGCCAATGGCGAATTATTACAAAAACCTGAAAAGCGATTTGAAGCAATGCGTAAAGCAGAAGAAATATTCTTGAACGATGCAGTCGTAGCACCGATTTATCAAAAAGGTGGAGCTTCACTAAGAAACCCACAAGTGAAAGGTATCGAATATCACCAAATTGGTGGAGATTACTCACTAAAACATGTTTATATTGATAAATCAATTGATCGAGAAACTGGTAAGAAAAAAGATGAAAATTAA
- a CDS encoding ATP-binding cassette domain-containing protein has protein sequence MKNNKETLLQIKNLKQYFNEGKRNEVRAIEDISFNIYKGETLGLVGESGCGKSTTGKAIIKLNDITSGEILYDGQDIQKISKRKDLLKFNKKIQMIFQDPYASLNPRLKVMDIVAEGIDIHKLASSKKDRKRRVYDLLETVGLSKEHANRYPHEFSGGQRQRIGIARALAVEPEFIIADEPISALDVSIQAQVVNLMLKLQRERGITFLFIAHDLSMVKYISDRIAVMHFGKIVELGSADEIYYHPLHDYTKSLLSAIPQPDPDSERTRKRVAYQEDESKNSERRLQEIRSEHYVFVTDEEAAQLKQEQQAQSV, from the coding sequence ATGAAGAATAATAAAGAGACTTTATTACAAATAAAAAATTTAAAACAATACTTTAACGAAGGTAAGCGCAACGAAGTTAGAGCTATTGAAGACATTTCTTTCAACATATACAAAGGGGAAACATTAGGATTAGTGGGAGAATCTGGATGTGGTAAATCAACAACAGGGAAAGCAATTATTAAGCTGAATGATATTACTAGTGGAGAAATTTTATACGATGGTCAAGATATTCAAAAAATTTCAAAAAGAAAAGACTTATTAAAATTTAATAAAAAGATTCAAATGATATTCCAAGATCCTTATGCTTCATTAAATCCTAGACTAAAAGTAATGGATATTGTCGCAGAAGGTATTGATATTCATAAATTGGCAAGTAGTAAAAAAGATCGTAAACGTCGTGTTTATGACTTACTTGAAACGGTAGGTTTAAGTAAGGAGCATGCGAATAGATATCCACATGAATTTTCTGGTGGGCAACGTCAACGTATTGGTATTGCGCGTGCGTTAGCAGTAGAACCTGAATTTATTATTGCGGATGAGCCCATTTCAGCTCTAGACGTATCTATTCAAGCTCAAGTCGTTAATTTAATGTTGAAACTTCAGCGAGAAAGAGGTATTACGTTCTTATTTATTGCCCATGATTTATCGATGGTTAAATATATTTCTGACCGCATTGCAGTCATGCATTTTGGAAAAATTGTCGAATTAGGTTCAGCTGACGAAATTTATTATCATCCATTACATGATTATACAAAATCATTATTATCAGCGATTCCTCAACCTGACCCAGATAGTGAAAGAACGCGTAAACGCGTAGCTTATCAAGAAGATGAATCTAAAAATTCAGAGCGAAGACTTCAAGAAATAAGATCAGAACATTATGTATTTGTGACTGATGAAGAAGCGGCTCAATTAAAACAAGAACAACAAGCGCAAAGCGTTTAA
- a CDS encoding ABC transporter ATP-binding protein, with translation MSERVLEVNDLHVSFDITAGEVQAVRGVDFYLNKGETLAIVGESGSGKSVTTKAITKLFQGDAGRIKKGSIDFLGEDLASKSEKELIKLRGKDISMIFQDPMTSLNPTMQIGKQVMEPLIKHRNYSKAEAKKRALEILNLVGLPNAEKRFKAYPHQFSGGQRQRIVIATALACEPKVLIADEPTTALDVTMQAQILDLMKDLQKKIDTSIIFITHDLGVVANIADRVAVMYGGQMIETGDVDEIFYDPKHPYTWGLLSSMPDLTTSNETELIAIPGTPPDLLHPPKGDAFARRSQYALDIDFKEEAPWFKVSPTHFVKSWLLDERAPKVEPPAMVKQKQRHMPNNYDKPRQVERVSFNEE, from the coding sequence ATGTCAGAAAGAGTATTAGAAGTCAACGACTTGCATGTTTCCTTTGACATTACTGCAGGGGAAGTGCAAGCGGTTAGAGGCGTAGATTTTTATTTAAACAAAGGGGAAACATTAGCCATTGTAGGTGAATCAGGTTCAGGTAAGTCTGTAACTACAAAAGCAATCACAAAGTTATTCCAAGGAGATGCGGGTCGCATTAAAAAAGGTTCAATTGATTTTCTTGGAGAAGATTTAGCAAGTAAATCTGAAAAAGAATTAATTAAATTACGTGGAAAAGATATCTCAATGATATTCCAAGATCCAATGACATCACTCAATCCAACGATGCAAATTGGGAAGCAAGTAATGGAACCTTTAATTAAGCATCGTAATTATAGTAAAGCAGAAGCAAAAAAACGTGCATTGGAAATTTTAAACTTAGTTGGATTACCAAATGCTGAAAAACGTTTCAAAGCATATCCGCATCAATTCTCAGGTGGTCAAAGACAAAGAATTGTTATCGCAACAGCTTTAGCATGTGAACCTAAAGTGTTAATTGCAGATGAACCAACAACAGCATTGGATGTAACAATGCAGGCTCAAATTTTAGATTTAATGAAAGATTTGCAGAAAAAGATTGATACTTCAATCATCTTTATTACACATGACTTAGGTGTAGTAGCGAATATTGCTGATAGAGTAGCAGTAATGTATGGAGGACAAATGATTGAAACAGGGGATGTAGACGAAATTTTCTATGACCCTAAACATCCATATACTTGGGGACTTTTATCATCTATGCCAGATTTAACAACAAGTAATGAAACTGAATTAATCGCAATTCCAGGTACACCACCTGATTTATTACACCCACCTAAAGGAGATGCTTTTGCCAGAAGAAGTCAGTATGCATTGGATATTGATTTCAAAGAAGAAGCACCTTGGTTCAAAGTATCACCGACTCACTTTGTAAAATCATGGTTATTAGATGAACGTGCACCTAAAGTAGAACCACCAGCAATGGTTAAACAGAAACAACGTCATATGCCTAATAATTATGACAAACCACGTCAAGTAGAAAGGGTGTCGTTCAATGAAGAATAA
- the opp3C gene encoding oligopeptide ABC transporter permease: MVNKNIDKPFDDHSNAAMTHTSEGAVSTGFVLREIDLNKEPEMQRESRNFWQDAWTQLKSNKLALIGMIGLILIILMALVGPLISKHDYAEQNVQYRNLPAKIPVLDKVQFLPFDGIGSDGKNAYKEVGAKDNYWFGTDQLGRDLWTRTWKGAQISLIIGVVAALLDIFIGVVYGSISGFFGGRVDNIMQRILEIIASIPNLIVVILFVLIFEPSIWTIILAMSITGWLGMSRVVRGEFLKLKNQEFVMASRTLGASKFNLIFKHILPNTLGAIVVTSMFTVPSAIFFEAFLSFIGIGVPAPKTSLGSLVNDGRAMLLIHPHELFIPATILSLLILFFYLFSDGLRDAFDPKMRK, encoded by the coding sequence ATGGTGAATAAAAATATTGATAAACCATTTGATGATCATTCAAATGCAGCAATGACACATACCTCTGAAGGAGCAGTATCTACTGGTTTTGTATTAAGAGAGATAGATTTAAATAAAGAGCCAGAAATGCAACGAGAAAGTAGAAACTTCTGGCAAGATGCTTGGACACAACTTAAAAGCAATAAATTAGCGTTAATAGGGATGATTGGTCTAATACTCATTATACTAATGGCACTCGTGGGGCCCTTAATAAGTAAACATGATTATGCTGAACAAAATGTTCAATATCGTAATCTACCGGCAAAGATACCTGTATTAGATAAAGTCCAATTTTTACCTTTTGATGGTATTGGAAGTGATGGGAAAAATGCTTATAAAGAAGTAGGAGCTAAAGATAATTATTGGTTTGGTACAGATCAACTGGGGCGTGATTTATGGACGAGAACATGGAAAGGTGCACAAATTTCATTGATTATCGGTGTAGTCGCTGCATTATTAGATATCTTCATTGGTGTCGTTTACGGTTCTATCTCAGGTTTCTTTGGGGGAAGAGTAGATAATATCATGCAACGTATTTTAGAAATTATCGCCTCAATTCCCAACCTAATTGTAGTAATTTTATTTGTACTCATTTTTGAACCGTCAATTTGGACGATCATTTTAGCCATGTCCATTACAGGATGGTTAGGAATGAGTAGGGTCGTTCGTGGTGAATTTTTAAAATTAAAAAATCAAGAATTTGTTATGGCATCAAGAACATTAGGTGCATCAAAATTCAACTTAATTTTCAAACACATTCTACCTAATACATTAGGGGCTATTGTAGTAACATCTATGTTTACTGTCCCAAGTGCGATTTTCTTCGAAGCATTCTTAAGCTTCATTGGAATTGGTGTTCCTGCACCAAAAACATCACTAGGTTCATTGGTTAATGATGGACGTGCAATGTTATTAATCCATCCACATGAATTATTTATTCCAGCAACAATTTTAAGTTTATTAATCTTATTTTTCTATCTATTTAGTGATGGTTTACGCGATGCATTTGACCCTAAAATGCGTAAATAA
- the opp3b gene encoding oligopeptide ABC transporter permease — protein sequence MTRYILKRLGYMFLSLFIIITITFFLMKLMPGSPFNDAKLSAEQKAILNEKYGLNDPIAVQYLHYLKNVVTGDFGYSFQYHNQPVWGLIRPRLIPSMEMGITAMVIGVILGLILGVAAATKQNTWVDYTTTVISVIAVSVPSFVLAVLLQYVFAVRLRWFPVAGWEGFSTAVLPSLALSAGVMATVARYIRAEMIEVLSSDYILLARAKGNSSLRILFGHALRNALIPIITILVPMLAGILTGTLTIENIFGVPGLGDQFVRSITTNDFSVIMATTILFSTLFIVSIFIVDILYGIIDPRIRVQGGKK from the coding sequence ATGACTAGATATATTTTGAAACGTTTGGGCTACATGTTTTTATCACTTTTCATTATTATTACTATTACATTTTTCTTAATGAAATTAATGCCTGGATCACCATTCAACGATGCGAAATTAAGCGCTGAACAAAAGGCGATTCTTAATGAAAAGTATGGTTTAAATGATCCAATAGCAGTGCAATATCTTCATTATTTGAAAAATGTCGTAACAGGGGACTTTGGATATTCGTTTCAATATCATAATCAACCGGTATGGGGGCTTATTAGACCAAGATTAATTCCATCAATGGAAATGGGGATTACCGCTATGGTTATAGGGGTCATTCTAGGTTTAATTCTAGGTGTAGCAGCAGCGACGAAACAAAACACTTGGGTAGACTATACAACAACTGTTATTTCAGTAATCGCTGTATCAGTACCTTCATTCGTATTAGCAGTACTTTTACAATATGTGTTCGCGGTACGTTTACGCTGGTTCCCAGTAGCAGGTTGGGAAGGATTTTCAACAGCAGTATTGCCTTCATTAGCTTTATCTGCTGGGGTAATGGCCACAGTTGCAAGGTATATTCGAGCAGAAATGATTGAAGTGTTAAGTTCAGATTACATATTACTAGCAAGAGCAAAAGGGAACTCTTCTTTGAGAATACTGTTTGGACATGCATTGAGAAATGCTTTAATACCAATAATTACCATTCTTGTACCAATGTTAGCGGGGATATTAACAGGTACACTAACAATTGAGAATATCTTCGGAGTGCCGGGTTTAGGGGATCAATTCGTTAGATCGATTACGACAAACGACTTCTCTGTCATTATGGCTACTACAATATTATTCAGTACGTTATTTATAGTATCTATTTTTATAGTCGATATTTTATACGGCATTATCGACCCACGAATTCGTGTGCAAGGAGGTAAAAAATAA
- a CDS encoding DUF3899 domain-containing protein gives MRNFNNWIIWLLITPTLSVILWFIFTNHSFISFINTLFYISFIIFILIFIILLVQEGIFDATSYGFRKIRYQLSSRAKKKMMEYDDFFNPQQAKKDTYFVSTWIGPALMSNVAYFILTIIISLTL, from the coding sequence ATGAGGAATTTTAATAACTGGATAATATGGCTACTCATCACTCCTACTTTATCAGTCATACTATGGTTTATTTTTACTAACCATTCTTTCATTTCATTTATAAATACACTGTTTTACATATCTTTTATTATCTTTATACTCATATTCATTATTTTGCTAGTTCAAGAAGGTATTTTTGATGCGACAAGTTATGGTTTTAGAAAGATTCGTTATCAACTTTCTTCACGCGCTAAGAAGAAAATGATGGAATATGATGATTTTTTCAATCCTCAACAAGCTAAAAAAGATACCTATTTTGTTTCTACATGGATAGGACCTGCTTTAATGAGTAATGTTGCTTATTTTATTCTTACAATTATTATTTCCTTAACTTTATAA